The DNA window GTGAATCGAAGGATTGAGGTACTAAATACGGAAGGTTTTTTTCCAGATGTATATTCTTGGCAATTTTTTAAGGGCCTTTGCCATCATTCTTAATTATCTGCTGACGTTCTATATGTGGGTCGTCATCGCGCGGGCCGTGCTGTCGTGGGTGAACCCGGATCCGTATAACCCCATTGTTCGTTTTATCCATAACTTTACGGAACCGGTTTTAAATCCTATCCGCATGCGGATGCCGGTCAGTTTCGGCGGCATTGATATTTCTCCGATAATTGTTATTC is part of the Candidatus Desulfatibia profunda genome and encodes:
- a CDS encoding YggT family protein — its product is MYILGNFLRAFAIILNYLLTFYMWVVIARAVLSWVNPDPYNPIVRFIHNFTEPVLNPIRMRMPVSFGGIDISPIIVILGIVFLQNFVVNSLLRLSMSLM